Proteins encoded within one genomic window of Triticum aestivum cultivar Chinese Spring chromosome 2D, IWGSC CS RefSeq v2.1, whole genome shotgun sequence:
- the LOC123054850 gene encoding putative glucose-6-phosphate 1-epimerase: protein MSSSGAGEEGAAAPQGPLPVEHRKGANGLDKVVLREARRISAEVYLYGGHVTSWKDEHGEELLFVSNKAIFKPPKAIRGGIPICFPQFSNFGQLEAHGFARNKIWSVDTDPPPFPVPISSRAYIDLILKPTDEDLKIWPHSFEYRLRVALGPGGDLMLTSRIRNTNADGKPFSFTFAYHTYFSISDISEIRVEGLETLDYLDNLQDRARFTEQGDAIVFESELDRIYLGTPSKIAIIDHEKKRTFVVRKGGLPDAVVWNPWDKKAKAMADFGDDEYKRMVCVEAAAIEKAITLKPGEEWTGKLELSAVPSSYYSGQLDPDRVIQDSVVPEDSVS from the exons ATGTCGTCGTCGGGGGCCGGCGAGGAGGGCGCCGCCGCGCCGCAGGGGCCGCTGCCCGTGGAGCACCGCAAGGGCGCCAACGGGCTCGACAAGGTCGTCCTCCGCGAGGCCCGGCGCATCTCCGCCGAG GTGTACCTGTATGGTGGCCATGTAACATCATGGAAAGATGAGCATGGGGAGGAGCTGCTTTTCGTTAGTAATAAG GCTATTTTCAAACCTCCAAAAGCTATACGTGGAGGTATACCAATCTGCTTTCCTCAG TTTTCCAACTTCGGACAGCTGGAAGCTCATGGATTTGCAAGGAACAAGATCTGGAGTGTTGACACTGATCCACCACCATTTCCAGTACCAATCTCTAGTAGAGCTTACATCGATTTAATCCTTAAACCTACTGATGAAGACTTAAAGATCTGGCCACATAG TTTTGAGTACCGTCTGAGGGTTGCACTTGGACCTGGTGGAGATCTGATGCTGACTTCACGTATAAGGAATACGAATGCAGATGGAAAGCCATTCTCTTTTACCTTTGCATATCACACGTACTTCTCAATTTCTGATATAAG TGAGATACGAGTAGAAGGCCTGGAAACTCTGGATTACCTAGACAACTTACAAGATAGGGCCCGCTTCACTGAACAAGGCGATGCTATTGTTTTTGAATCTGAG TTGGACAGAATATATCTGGGCACGCCGTCAAAAATTGCCATTATTGATCATGAGAAAAAAAGAACATTTGTTGTGAGGAAAGGAGGACTTCCGGATGCTG TTGTTTGGAACCCATGGGACAAAAAAGCTAAGGCAATGGCAGATTTTGGGGATGACGAATATAAACGCATGGTATGTGTGGAAGCAGCTGCTATAGAAAAGGCGATTACTCTGAAGCCTGGCGAGGAGTGGACTGGAAAATTGGAACTATCTGCAGTTCCGTCTAGTTATTACAGTGGTCAATTGGACCCAGATCGTGTTATTCAGGATTCAGTTGTTCCGGAGGATTCAGTCAGCTAG